The Amycolatopsis umgeniensis DNA segment CAAGGGGGTCCGGACCTCGATCAGCGTGTCTCCGAGATCACCGTCGTCCTCGCGCCACCACAGCAGCACCACGTCGATGACCTCGTCGGCGTCCTCGTCGAGGATGTCGCCGCCGATCTGCTCCTCGATCGCCGCTCGGAGGTCGTCATCGACGTCCTCGTCCCAGCCGATCTCCTGGACCACCATGTCCGGCTTGATCCCAAGCCTTTCGGCGACGCTGCTCTGATCAGCGTCTCCCGCGGCGACCACTGCTGTCACTCCTCCAACTACGACGGAGCGTGGTGTCGCCTCGGCCGGATCGACCGGGCGGGCACCACACTCGGGTACACGATGCCCGTTAGCGAACACTGGTGAGGCGCTGTGCGCAACCGTCCACACCGGATCTTGAACAACTCGTGTCGCGGCGTACGGACATTCGGACCACCCTGGCGTGGTCAAT contains these protein-coding regions:
- a CDS encoding DUF3052 domain-containing protein, coding for MVAAGDADQSSVAERLGIKPDMVVQEIGWDEDVDDDLRAAIEEQIGGDILDEDADEVIDVVLLWWREDDGDLGDTLIEVRTPLNENGVIWVLTPKTGQPGHVEPSEIAEAVPQVGLAQTANISAGPKWAGTRLVSPKSSKTKR